AGCCTTCATTCTTCCTTGCAGGGCACCTCAAATgtctatccagaatatatttgtttaaaaatctcATCAGGAAAACCTGAGCTGACACTTCTGCTTTGCATTATCTTCCAGATAAAAGATGAGGGAAGGCAGTGGGTCTCATATCACTTCAGAggacataaaatatttgtaagtaatGGGTATTGATTTTCATTAAGTATTATTAAGATTTAAGAACTCctttggggcctgggtggctcagtgggttaagtgtccaacttcggctcaggtcatgatctcgccgtttgtgagttctaTTCCcatattgggctttgtgctgacagttcagagccttgagcctgctttaggttctgtgtctccctctctctctgtgactcatctctctctctctctctctctctctctctctctctctctctctccctccctccctccctccctccctctctctcaaaataaataaacattacaaaaaaagacttAAGAACTCCTCTATCTGCAGTGAAAGGAAAGATCAACATGTGGTTGCAGGTAGAACCCACAGTGACCcccaggcagggagagaaggactTAGAACAGTGAGGCAGGAACAGAGGGATTCTCAAAGACCAAGAAGTCTGCTCCTGAattgagaaaggaagggagagaactcACAACACTCCCAAGTTTTATTAAAGataagaatttgaaagaaaatctgCTTCTGTCTGgatgttttcttcttccctctttaaCTACCGTTTGTTCATTTAAGATCCAccctcaaggggcgcctgggtggcgcagtcggttaagcgtccgacttcagccaggtcacgatctcgcggtccgtgagttcgagccccgcgtcaggctctgggctgatggctcggagcctggagcctgtttccgattctgtgtctccctctctctctgcccctcccccgttcatgctctgtctctctctgtcccaaaaataaataaaaaacgttgaaaaaaaaaaaaaaaagaaaagaaaaaaaagatccaccCTCAAAATATTGAAGACTTCTTCCCGAGGGATCCTTACACTTTCCttaaataaatctaaccaaaagtGAAAGGAATGTTTCTCATTCAAATAAATCCACCCCAAAACATACTTTCCTTACACTCTTGTTCTTACCATTTTCTTTGCCCCGTTCACATGCAGTCTTACCCACCATTGTCAGTTCCACTGTGTAAGTAAAACTATGGCCACAGAAAAGAGTGTGGGAGCACTATGTACTTTagttaaattatagaaaatttaggTTGTCTAGTTCTGGGCTAAAGCATCTTATCCTTCCTTACAATCACTGAGTTTCCAGCCCAAAGCCTCCTTCAATGAGCCCACAATCTTGGATTTATGGTTTATAGCTTTCCCAATTTCAGCTCACCAGTCTGTTTGTAGGGCATGTTTGCTCTCTGAAGGAACACAATAATCTTCTCATACTTGGTCACCCTTTGGTATTTAATGGAAACTGCTGTCCTCAAGATACCTGCTCACTATCTTAGCTAACATACCTGAAGTCAACTATATAGTTGACTTCTTCTTATGGTATATGGCCTCAGTTCCTAACACAGCTTTCCTGAGGTTAACCTTCCATATTCACAAGTGTAAATTTGATTATAACCAAGTTGCACGTGAATAAATTGAATcaaaaacaataaggaaacagCTAATATATACATAGCTGACAGCCATGTAGAAAAAATAAGTTGGGTTTTAGAATCGACATACTCAGAGGGAAATAAAATTCAATGCTACATTTAGAAATGTGGAAGTGcttgtctgtctctttgtttgtttgtttgtttgtttgtttgtttgtttgttttaaggctCTAGAACTAGACGTTTTGAAAgaagagtagaatttaatgagataatgaaCATTAAGTGACTgccacaataaatatttaatatgacaGTGGTTGTCATTATACTTACTATTTTAGGAGtcaaatgtgttttaaagaaagtGTCCAAAAGTGTGTTCGTGTCATTAAAGGTTCCCAGAATTAGGACACAGGGCAGGTCAAAGATGAATGAAGGATATAAGATAGTGATTTCCAGCTTTGGTGAGTAGCTTTATTAAAGTCCTTCTTTATTATAAATAGGAATCTGGTTCAAAGGAAGGAAAGTTATAATATAtgcacaatatatttttatagccATCAGAGAAAAATAGGTTCCATGATTACAAGGTTTATGGGAAAACGTCTGAACTAAATATCCAAACACCTAAGTTTTAGACCTGTTTCCTCCACCAAAAGTGAACATGACCTTGGATTAGTCTAACCTCTCTGGTTTCAGTTTCTGTGATAAGAAGAATTAAGCTTGATAATCTCTGAGGTCCCTTCTGCCACTAACACTCTACACTGGTATATTTCTCTCACAGTTTTAGAGTTAAatatatgcttttgtttcttttttattgtttttttatatagGATAATTCATCACCATGCAGCAAAAAGATGATGAAGCATCTGAGCTAAGAGACAGGTGTTCCTCTATTTGCCtctatctatttttctatttgagaACCAGAATCTCCTAATAAATGAGTGAAGCCAACTAGGGTACTTTTGGCATCAAATTAGCTGTTGCTCAGCAAGTAGAAGTTAAATACAGGTATAAGAAGCTTAtaggtatgttaactaactgggattaaaattaaaacttttttaaaaagaagctaatAAGTACTCGCTAAAATGGAATTTGTGGCACTGTCTTCAGTACCCTGCTTTAGTCAACAGAGCTATTCCGGACAGATCTCCTGACAATACCATGTTACTGACAACAAAGTAAGTAAGATGCTCTTTTTGTACTGACCTGGTTCAATTTCAGGTTATAtttaaactttgatttttcttaaaattttccaaaatgctatacaaaattttcttttcaacaagaataaatgttcttttcaacaaaaatatgaatatattacaGAATGACACATCAAAAAAGAATTGATTTAAGTGCAAACAGAGAAAACAATTTGGATTCTATGGGCCAATGAAATTTATACTCTGAAAATGGAGATTGATAGAGTAGGGGCTGTGGGAGCATACAAGTTTCTCCCAGAACCCTGATCTCACTGGGCGAAGCCAGATCCTGGGAAATGAGTTACTGACTTAAGAACCATACAGAGCCTGTTCATGAAAGTGCATTAAAGGAGTAGATAAgagtcagaagaaataaaaataacttttaaagagaGGGCAAATGACTCATATAATGATGCTTATTGCTCATTCCCTTCACAGATTAGAATGAGTATGTCAGAAGCCAACAATATCTCTGGGTCTGTGAGTGAGTTCATCCTCCTGGGCTTCCCATGCCGCAGGGAGATCCAGATCCTCCTCTTTGTCATCTTCTCCCTCATCTACCTTCTGACTCTCATGGGGAACACATCCATCATCTGTGCCGTGTGGTCAAGCCGGAAACTCCACACACCCATGTACATCCTCCTGGCCAACTTCTCCTTCCTGGAGATCTGCTATGTCAGTTCTGATGTGCCCAAAATGTTGGCCAACATCATCTCCCAGACTAAGAGTATCTCCTATGCTGGCTGCCTGCTTcagttctactttttcttttctatgtgtgCTGCTGAAGGCTACTTTCTGTCTGCAATGTCCTTTGATCGGTTCCTTGCTATCTGTCGACCTCTACGTTACCCCACCATCATGACTTACCATCTATGTGCCCGATTAGTGGTTTTCTGCTGGGTAGGTGGCTTTCTATCCATACTCATGCCTGCAGTTCTCATGTCCCAGGTGCCCTTCTGTGGCCCTAACATCATTGACCATTTTTTCTGTGACCTGGGACCATTGCTAGCCCTGTCCTGTGCTCCAGTTCCCAAAACTACTCTAACTTGTGCTACTGTAAGTTCTCTTATCATCTTTATCACCTTCCTCTACATTCTAGGGTCCTATAGCTTAGTTTTGCGTGCTGTACTTCGGGTCCCAGCTGGCTCAGGTAGGAACAAAGCCTTTTCTACATGTGCCTCACATTTCTTGGTGGTTTCCCTGTTCTATGGATCAGTCATGGTGATGTATGTGAGTCCAGGTTCCAGGAGCCATCCTGGAACACAGAAATTTGTGACCCTGTTTTACTGCATGGCAACCCCATTCTTTAATCCTTTGATTTACAGTCTTCGGAACAAAGATATGAAAGATGCACTCAAGAAAGTCCTGGGAGCACCATcaaaagaaattactaaaaataaagagaaatgatatAAATTTTCGTATAATTCTCTCAGAAACATAGAATTTCTCTCACTGGGAGAAAAACTATCTTCTGGGCATGTCTGAGTGTTCAATTCCTCACTCTCATGACAATGTGACTCGTTATACACAAAGAATTCTCATCCTGTCTCAAAAGCAAATATCCACAGTCTTAAAGGTCTATTGTAGAAAATTCTGTACAATTTTCATGCATCAATGTATCAttctctgttttgtcattttttgaaGCCCTAAAACAAATGTAATCAAGTTGAGAAGTACAAAGCTAACGCTTATGCTTCCTACTTGTATCTTGGCGTTTATCCTAGtactatttttttgtgtttcaaatgtatcactatttttctcctttccaattACAGGTTTTTCTATAATGACATGTAGCATCTACTCACTGCACTAACAAAAATTCAATTGCTTTATTTATAAGATCAATAACCCAATATCTGTCAATGAAATCTgtttttcatctgtgttttctttcatctgtgttgGTAAAGTGTCCAGTTTACATAGCAAATGGAAACGGGAAATGATATGGTTGCTTCTTATGTAAACTTCTTAGTCCAGTTTTGAAGAGAATGCACAAAAGGATACATTCACATATGCCAAATCATGAAGTATTCCTTACCCAAACCTGGGTTTCAGCACCTTCTAAGCTTTTAGTTGAAGAACATGTACTGTTACAGAAAATAGGCATGAGAAACCAGGGAATAAATTCTGTCAGCCAAAATATAAGATACTGTCAGGCAATTGGCACTTAATATTAAACTTTTGACCTGGCCTGATCATCTTCCCATCCTTggaaatgttcatattttaaacTATGGCACAAAATTCCCTTTTTCTGGGGTCAGTTTGTGAAGTTGTCTcctaatgttgaaaaaaaaaatggtttgacTGACAACATCCAACCCAGACCAGACCTCAATTTAGTTTTTCAtgcaaaaatagatattttaaagtcttctttCAAGTTATTTTGGCTTTGGGGATATTTTCTGTAACAAAATATGCTGAGTGATGAAGCTTCCTAGACCACCAAGGGAAAATTCAAGACAACCTACAGTACTGAAAGGTTAGTGTCTCTTTGTCTGATTACCGGGACTGCACCTACCTGAGGTAACGCtacatttatgtaattataaCAGGGTTCTTACTTGCATACAACAGAAACTAACTCTGGCTGATTAAGCATGACAGTGGGAAAGATTTATTGATGGGGTATCAGGAATCTCACAGAATCAAATGAAAGCTGAAGAACCAGAGTTGAGGCTCAGATTCAAAGACCAGTGTACAAACTACCCTGCAGAACTGGTCTGATGAACAATCACCATCACTAGAGCCACACCTGCGGCCATGTGCTACCAGATGCCACTGTTTCAACCATTGCCATTCTGTCCTTCCTGCAATCACTGGGCTACCTGCTTCATTGCTGATTTTAATGCTAATATTTCAACATTGCTTCCCCCCACCCTACTTCTGCTTCTTGCATCACTAGCTCCTGAATCAAAATCTGGTTTAGCTGTATCTGTTTGGTGGAACCAAAAGTACATCCCTGTACTGTAGCTCCAAGAGAGGCTAAGAGAACTAATatctggcaataaaaaaaaaaatacacttatgcAGAGATAAGCTCCATGCCTGCTAATATTGTGATTctcccagccataaaaaaggattgAGATACCAGggagccaaaacaaacaaacaaaaatactaactatAATAATCCATTTATTTGGACTCCCCAAGATATCCCTGAGCCATATCCCTCTAGAAGTTACACAGGGTAGGACATAACTAAATGATCCATCTATATAATAGCAGTGAAGTAGAAGCAGGatgaaaaaggggaaataaatttCCCTATGGGTAGTTGAGGGCTTGTCTATCTCATGATGAGTGCTGTTAGAATACAGTCTGATACTTTTAAGTTATGGCTGGATTATCTGCAGTCCTGAGAAACAAGTtcaactaaagggaaaaaaacatcatCCACCATGTAGGAAAGACTCCATTAGCTTCCGTGAGATTTAGTGCTGCCTACTCACCTTTCTTAGAATTGGTAAAGAGTGAATAAGGAAGATTCTTCACTTGACTCCTTCACCTTAAGCCAAAAACTTTTTGCCTGGGGGATAAATGGACCACAATTAACCAAATAACTGAGATCTTTATATCTGGGTTTTCACAGAGTCTAAAAAagagattaatattttaaaataaaatatttaaaattaaatattttttgttttggtctaaATGTTATATTCGTATATCTTTCAATAACCCGGGCTTAACTACACAgagatgaataatattctactttcTCTATTTACTTTTCAATTATGCAATACATTTTACAATgaataaattttcattataaaagccAAATagtacaaaataatgaaaatcctCATATCTccatacttacacacacacacacacacacacacacacacacacacacctgtctctGTAGCAATGTGTTCAGTTTGTTGGGTATGCTTCTAGAcctttttctgtgcatttatatattgaaatataatttcttggttttgaatGACTATGTAACTTGGATTATACTTAAAAATTGCTCTACAACTGACTGGCTCTTACACCCACCCCCTATACTCATCTAAAAAGCAATGTCTGAGGGGAAATTTCATCCAGCTTCTGAAAGGGCTTCTAACTATTGGTCTGGGACACATTAGGACAATGAGGCTGAAGATGCAATTCTTCAGGAAAGACCCATTCTCAGGAGGCAGTTCATGGATGTGTGAGCCCACTACATCCATGACACAGTGAACTCAGGAGGTTCT
The sequence above is a segment of the Panthera leo isolate Ple1 chromosome B3, P.leo_Ple1_pat1.1, whole genome shotgun sequence genome. Coding sequences within it:
- the LOC122221251 gene encoding olfactory receptor 11G2-like codes for the protein MSMSEANNISGSVSEFILLGFPCRREIQILLFVIFSLIYLLTLMGNTSIICAVWSSRKLHTPMYILLANFSFLEICYVSSDVPKMLANIISQTKSISYAGCLLQFYFFFSMCAAEGYFLSAMSFDRFLAICRPLRYPTIMTYHLCARLVVFCWVGGFLSILMPAVLMSQVPFCGPNIIDHFFCDLGPLLALSCAPVPKTTLTCATVSSLIIFITFLYILGSYSLVLRAVLRVPAGSGRNKAFSTCASHFLVVSLFYGSVMVMYVSPGSRSHPGTQKFVTLFYCMATPFFNPLIYSLRNKDMKDALKKVLGAPSKEITKNKEK